DNA sequence from the bacterium genome:
AATATACAAAGTATTCTCATATATAGCAAGTGTTTTTTTATTAACGTGATATTTTATTATAGAATCAATCGGATGCAGGCAAAAATAATCAAGATTTATTTTTTCTGTGCGTCTTTATACCATCAACAGTGTAGATTACAAGTGCACACCATACAAAAACAAATCCCGTTAATCTGTTCAAAGAGAAAGATTCATTATAAATTATAACTCCGACAAGAAATTGTAAAGACGGGGCTATATACTGTAATATTCCTATAGTGGAAAGAGGTATTTTTCTAAGCCCTTCTGTAAAGAGAACCAGAGGTATTGCAGTAGCAGCGCCTGTAAAAATCAGCAGCATCGTCTGAAAACCCGACACATGGCCAAATGCACCGGTACCGTTACTCTCAAAAAAACCGAGAATAACAATAACAGGTAAAAGTAAAATCCCTGTTTCAACAAACAGCCCTTCCATAGAACCGAGAGGCCCTAATTTATGTATAAGCCCGTAAAATCCGAATGTAAATGCAAGGATGATTGAAATCCACGGGAAACTTCCGTAAATAAAAGTCAAATACAAAACCCCGACAAACGCAATACCAATTGCAACCCACTGCGTTAAGCGAAGTTTCTCCTTTAAAATCAATACTCCGAGGAACACACTTATTAAAGGATTAATAAAATACCCCAGGCTTGCTTCAACAATGTAACCGGAATTCACGGCCCAGACATAGGTTGTCCAATTCAATGCAAGCATTAGTGCTGTTCCTGCATATAGAAATACATGAGATACTTTTAATTCAGGCCGTATATCTTTAATTTTATTTTTGTAAAGCAGAGCGGCAAGAAGCAGTAAAAAAGACCAGAGGATTCTGTGGCAGATTATTTCGTACGCTCTTATATTCTGAATAGCTTTCCAGTAAATCGGGAAAAATCCCCACATAAGATATGCTGATACTGCATATAGTTTCCCTCTGTTCTTCATGTTGCAAGTCTCCGGGGCAAAAGATGAAAGAGCTACATGGATCTTTTTAAGATACCTTTGATCCGCTCAATTTCTATGGGTTCATAAAATTTTAGAATAAAAAGCACTGCAGGAAAAATCAATACCAATAATGCCTTAAATATCAAATTGTAAACTGTTGCAAAATTTGCATATCCTGCAGCAGCGAAAAGCAGCAAACCGACAAACAGCATAATAATCAACTTTTTATATTCGTATGAAATATGATAACCCCTGTTTGAAAGTACAAGAGTAACAATATACAGAAGAACAAAGGAGATAATTGTCGCCCATGCAGCTCCGAACATTTTAAATTTGGGAACTAAAATAAAATTAAGCACTATATTCAAAACTGCCGCACACACTGTTACAGTTGCAAGAGCAGATGTCTTTTTCTGCAACAGCAATCCTATATTAACTACCGAACGTGCTCCGCTAAAAATATATGCCAATATTATTAACGGGACAACTCTATAAGCAGGCCAATAATCAGATGAACGTGCAAACAGATGTACAATCTCTCTGCTGAATACAGCCATACCAAGGCCTGCCCACAGGAGGATAAAAACGATATAAGTCATTATCTTGCTGTAAAATCTTTTATCTCCCTTATGTCCGAAAATTTTATATGCGATCGGAAGAACGCTCAAAGAGAACGACTGAATAAAAACCATGTTAAGTACACCTGCAATCTTATATCCCAAATTATAGAGGCCTACTTCCCTGTAATCAACTAAAATTTTAAGTACATATCTGTCACCCATATTCAGGATCATGCCTGCGAGAGAATTTATCACAAGAGGCAGCCCGAACAGCATTGAAGCCTTTACAGGCGCGCTCAAAAATATTGCCTTCATGCTCTTTGCCACTACAGGCAAAAGAATAACAAATAAAACAGCATCTCCAATGACCATTGAGTATAATATCCCGGTGACACCCAATTTTATAAAAGCTACAAAATAGATATTAAAGGATAGAGTTACTGTTAATTTCAGAACGTTGCTGATTACAAAAATTGAAGATCGTTCCTGCGACCGCAGCACGCTTAAAAACAGTGTCGTCAGCATCCTGAGGCCTATTACAATAAAAGCCAGGCGCAAATACAACAGCATCTGCGCATCATGGATAAAACTGCTCAGAAGCACTGTTCCGCCGGTATTAAGCACCAGGCCGACACTCAGAAGCAGCAGCGAAGAAGAAAACAGGAGTTCTTTTCTGTTCTCCTTATACTCTTCAGAATCATAGAAACGCATGTAAGCCTGATTCTGCCCAAGCATAAGAACCTGTGACATAATCAGAATGGTGACTTCTACTATGCCAAGGACGCCATAATCCTTAAGAGTTATATGGGAAGTGTAGAGAGGAAGCAGAACAATGCCAATCAATTTTGCAGCAATATTGCCAAAGCTGTAAATCACCGAGTGTTTCAAAGTTTTCTTCAGGAGCTGCAGCATAATGGTTTCTTTTCTATCCATTAATCAGCACTTAATTTATACCCGTAAGTTAATGCCAGTTCTGTACAGATATCGGCAAGTTCTTTTTTTTGCAAATTACTCCAATCCTTATATTTTGGGAAATCTCCTGTTTTCTGGACATTTACTTTTCTATTCATCTGTTTTTTAATACGAGAATGGGATATATCTGCACCTGCAAAATCAACAAGGCCTAAAATATTGGTTATATTGAAGTTTGAAAAATCAAGAGTGAACACTCTTTCCTGTCCTGTTCTCTTTTTAAAATTCTCAATAAACATATTTGTTTCACGCCACAGCCATGCATTTTTCTGAATCAAAGAATACGACTGCCATTTTTTATAATCATAAGTACCGGGAAAGGGTTCCGGAAATGCAGGAGAACTCATATTATCCGACGTATACCAGCCTCTTCTTATTGCTGATCTTACAAATTCGCCGGGGTGCCGGTACACATGGACAAAAATGGAATCAGGTATCAACTGCGCAATTGCAGGAGCAAAAAAAGTCTGGTAGTGATTGGTTTCAACAAACCGCCTCTTTGTTTTGTAGCAGTATCTTAAATATTTTTCCCTTCCTGCAGTAAAAATTTCCTTCATTGCCTCCAACGCCAATTCTTCAGATATCTCATTTGCATCTCCGGCAAGCGACAGAATCCTGCGGGCAAATTTATTTTGAAAAGCAAGATTCGGCTGAGGCTCATGAACTACTTTGAGGTTTTTATCAAGACTCAAAAGAGCCTGGAACCAATTAGTACCGCACCTGCCTGTTGAAAGGAAAAATACCGGCCTGTTCAATTCTCCGAACGATGTCTCCCGCAAAGTAAAGATTGTCCCCATTCGCCGGGGAATGCCGAATTCAAAAATAAGGGATAAATTTTCAACTGATAAATCCCTTAAGAAAGTAACAGCCCTCCTGCCGAATCCCATCTTTTCTATCTTGTCTGTCATTAACCCCTTCTATTAGCAGAAGAACAATTCCCTCTGCTACATACACTGGAATTGTTCTTCCGCAGAAATCATAACTATATTACAATGTCTAAATAGCTGCTTTGTGCAGAGTTCTTTTTAATCTTTTAATCCTGCTGCGTGCTTTTTTTGCAGTTTCAAGGTCTTTCTCCTTAAAAGCCTTGTCTCTGAGTGCTTTCAGTTTTTTGATATGAGCTTTAACTTCAGCCTTGTTAACTCCTATAACCTCATGATGCTCATGCATATCAATATTTAATGCCTTGCACACTGCTTCAAGCAGATGGTCTTTATTAAGTTGTGTATATCCCTGAACAGCTTCATGATCAAGGTCTTTTGCAATCTCTTCAAGTTCTGCATGAGTCTTTTTTTTCAATTCTCTGTATGTAAAAGCCATTTTAATAGATCTCCTCTACAAATTAGAATGAAACATTTTATTATTTAAGGCCCCTTCTCTCAAGCAGGGCATCTATCTTTGGTTCTGCACCTCTAAATCTCTTATATAAAACCATGGCATCTTCTGTCCCGCCTCTGGACAGCACGTTATCTCTGAATTTCTTTGCTGTTTTCTGATCAAACAGGCCGGCTTCCTTAAATGCTTCAAATGCATCAGCATCAAGTACTTCAGCCCATACATAACTGTAGTAGCCTGCCGAATATCCGCCTGAAAAAATATGGCTGAAATATGTACTTCTGTACCTGACAACTATCTGCGGAATGAGCCCTATTCTGTCCATAGAAGCTTTTTCAAATTCATTTACTCCGATTGTCACAGGTTTTGTTATTGTATGCCAGTCCATGTCAAGATAAGATGCAGCAAGGTATTCGGTTGTAGCAAAGCCCTGATTAAACGTCCCTGTTTTCTTTATCTTTTTTATTAATTTATCAGGAATAACTTTACCGGTCTTGTAGTGTTTTGCATACTCCTTCATTATAGAAGGTTCACGTGCAAAATTTTCCATAAACTGCGACGGCAGTTCAACAAAATCCTGTGCTACTGACGTGCCGGAAAGAGTTCTGTATGTACAGTTTGAAAGAAGGCCGTGAAGTGCATGTCCGAATTCATGGAAAAGCGTCTGTGCATCTTCATAACTTAAGAGAGATGGTGTATCCTTTGTTGGTTTGGCAAAATTGCAGACATTACATATCACAGGCGTTACATTCTTGCTATTAATACGGTACTGTTTTCTGTATGCATCCATCCATGCACCGCCGCGTTTGCTCTTCCTGAAAAAATAATCAGTGTATAAAATCCCAATATGAGATCCGTCTTTGTCTTTTACTTCAAAAACTTTCACATCATCGTTATATACCGGGATGTCATTACGTTCAACAAAACTTATTCCATAGAGATTGTGTGCTACTTTAAAAGCCTCTTTCCTTACATTCTCAAGCTGGAAATAGGGCTTAAGTTTGCTCTCATCAAGATCGTATTTGTCTTTCTTAAGTTTTTCAGCATAATACCACCAATCCCACGGCTGAAGAGTAAAATGGTTTCCGTCTTTGCCTGCCATTTTTTGAAGCATTATCTCCTCTTTTTTGGCCTTGGCAAGAGCAGGTTTCCAGATTTTGTCAAGAAGTTTGTAAACATTAGCCGGATTTTTTGCCATATTCTCTTCAAGAACATAATCAGCATGAGTAGTATATCCAAGAAGGTTCGCCCTCTCTAATCTCAGATCAACTATCTCCTTAACTATTTTTTTATTATCAAGTTCATCGTTATGATCACCCTTGGTTATGTAGCCTTTAAACATCTTCTCTCTGAGATTCCGTTTATCAGAATACTGCAGGAAAGGAATCAAGCTTGGTTTATCAAGTGTGAAAAGCCACTTACCTTCGTATCCTTTCTCTTTTGCTGCATGGGCAGCAGCATCAATTACTGTCTGAGGCAAGCCGGAAAGGTCTTCTTTTTTATCAATTACCAGTTCAAACCTGTTATTCTCCTTAAGAATGTTATTACCGAACTTCAATGAAAGAAGCGATAATTTTTTATTTATTTCACGGAGTCTTGTTTTTTCCTCTTCATTTAAATTCGCTCCGCCCCTGACAAAATTTTTATATGTCTTTTTAAGAAGTGTTCTGTCTTCAGTAGAGAGATTAAGTTTTTCACGTTTTTCATATACTGATTTAATACGTTTAAATAACTTTTTGTTAAGCATTACGTCATCTGAATGTTTTGACAGCAGAGGAGAGACCTCTTCTGCAACTTTCTGCAGCTCATCGCTAGTATTAGCTGCAAGCAGATTATAGAAAATTCCGCCGACTTTTGATAGAAGAATCCCGCTGTTATCAAGGGCTACAATTGTATTTTTAAAAGAAGGCTCTTCTTTATTTTCTGCAATTGTTTCTATCTCTTCATTATGCTGATTAATGGCCTCCTTAAAAGCCGGCATATAATGTTTAACTTTTATTTTCCGGAAAGGAGGAGTTTGAAACGGAGTATTGAACTCCTGTAAAAGCGGGTTGCTGCTGTTTTGGGAACAGCCTGCAATAATCATCAACAGGACAACACCAACTGCTGTAAAAATTGAATATTTCATATCGCATCTCCTGATTTAGATTTAATAATTTTCTGATTAAATTAAATATAACAAAAAGAAGTAAAAAATCAATATTTTTAAATAGCAAATAATTTCATTTATAATATTGCTTGCGCTGTTTCAAACTTTTGTTTTAAAATCTCTATATTAGTAAACAAAGAGGCTGTTCCTGTATTAAAGAACAGCCTCTTTTTGCGTCCCCAAGGGGAGTCGAACCCCTGTTGCAGGAATGAAAATCCTGAGTCCTGGGCCACTAGACGATGGGGACATTTTATTTTCATTTTGGCCCTTTGGGTGAGTAACGGGATTTGAACCCGTGACCTCCAGGGCCACAACCTGGCGCTCTAACCAGCTGAGCTATACCCACCATATCAATGAGAAAAGAATATAAAAAATGATTCTTTTTAAATCAAGCATATTTTTTGTTTTTAATCTTTTTTTAAAGAAAAAGACTAACTACTCTTTCCCCTCCCAATGATCTTTTCACCAAATTTTTCTTTAATTTTATCTACAACTACTGCAGCTTTCTCCCTTTTATCACTTTTCTCAAAGGGCAATTTCTGCTGCACTGAGTCTGCTGAAACAAGCATTGTAATACCTACTCCCAATAAGCGGACTCTTTTCTCCGAAATATCTATTTCATCAAAAAGTATACAGGCCTCTGAATAAATATCATCTATTATACACACAGGATTATTTACAGTACGGTTTCTTACAAATGTAGTAAAATCACTGAATCTTATTTTTAAATACACCGTACGTCCGCAATACCCCTGTTTACGCATGCGGAATGAAACTTTCTCAGATAAAAACAGCAGCTTTTCTTTTAAAAAACCTGTGTCATCAACATCATACTGAAAAGTTATCTCATTACTGACAGACTTTGCCTGAGAAGAATATTCAACAGGCCTGCTGTCAATACCTCTGCTGGTTCGGTAAAGAAACATCCCCTTTGTTTTACCAAAACAGGAACAAATATCCTGTTCAGAAAGACGTACAATATCTTCAACTTTTTTTATTCCGAGACTGTCAAGAATTTCTCTCGTCTTTATACCTACACCCCACAGCCTGCTCACTGGAAGGGGATTAAGAAAATCTTTTATCCCGTTTTGAGAGACAAAAACAAGGCCGTCCGGTTTTTGGATGTCAGAAGCAATTTTAGCAACTAATTTATTAGGCGCAATACCAACAGAAGCTGTAATATTTTGTTCTCTCTTTACTCTCAGTTTAATCTCTTCCGCTGCTTTTATCGGGTCTCCCAAAAGCCTTTTTGTACCTGTCATATCAAGAAATGCCTCATCAATGCTTACAGGCTCAATAATCGGAGAAAAATCTCTGAGAATTGACATAATTTCTCTGCTGACTTCTTTGTATCTTTTCATGCGTACCGGCAAAAAAACAGCATCAGGACATAATCTATAGGCTTTTGATATCGGCATTGCGGAATGGATTCCATACTTTCTCGCTTCGTAAGATGCAGCTGATACAACACCTCTCACCATGCCGTGCCCCGGATCAGCACCTACAACAACCGGTTTTCCCTTAAGCGAAGGGTTATCAGACTGCTCCACAGAGGCAAAAAATGCATCCATGTCTACGTGAAAAATAAGCCGTTCCATTGCTTTTTATCCGCTGTTAACTCTTTCCATTTAAAATAGTCATTAATAATTTTTAAATGGTCGAAAACAATATTATCCGGGAGATCTTCCTTATTTCTGAAAACAGCAGCATCTTTAGCATCATCAGCAGCAGATGGAATTCCTTCTGCTTTGGCCACAAAAACCGTTGAGATTGTATGCTGTCTAGGATCTCTTGAGGGATCGGAATACACACCCAGCACTGCAACCAGCTCAACGTCCAAAGAAGTTTCCTCTTTTGCTTCACGTTTTGCCGCTGTCGGAGCGGATTCTCCGTAATCTACAAAACCGCCGGGTATTGCCCACCCAAACGGAGCGTTCTGTCTGTCAATTAATACTATTCCGCCGTCAGTTTCAATTATAATATCAACCGTTGGTACGGGGTTTTTATAAACAATAATATCAGCCGAACAATGGGGGCATTGTATAACCCTTTTAGTAGACATGCATCAGCTCCTTATTTATGATACTTACTGCCGTGCAGAATTGAATTGGCACGATAAAGCTGTTCAAAAAGTATAAGCGGAACCATATCATGGGGGAAAGTCATAAGCGAAAAAGAAAGTTTATAATCTGCCCTATTTATAACATTTTCTCCAAGCCCTGCAGCGCCTCCGATAACAAATATAGTCTCCCCAATACTTTTTCTCTGTAAATTATTTAATAAATTTGAAAATTCTCCGGAAGATAACATTTTGCCTTTTCTGTCAAGAGCGCACACATAACTATTATCAGGAATTCTTTTAAGTATCTCCTCGCCTTCCCTGTACATCAATGAATCAGGTTTAATATTTGAACCGGATTTTACAGGCTTAAGAAGTATCTGGGATATCTTCATAAAAGGGGTCAATCTTTTAAGATATTCTTGTTCAAGCCGCATGTACTCTTCGGCTCGTTTTCTCCCGATTGAAATGATTTTTACATTCATGAATTAATATAAAGTTCAGGAATCTCTGCTGTCCAGAATTCTGACAATCTCTTGTAGTGTGGCAATTATTTCATGAACAGGCAATTCCCTCTCTTTGGAATAGTCGTAGCTTTTATCAACTTTCTCTACGGCCTCTGTTCCCTGTTTAAGAAGGAATTCAATACGGTCGTCAGTAAGTCCGTTTTTTTTAAAATCTATTATTTTTATTACAAGATTCAGGTCGGAAGGTTTGTATAGCCTTCTTCCTGTTTTACTTTTAATCGGCTTTAGAAAACTGAACTTCTTTTCCCATGACCTCAGCAACTGAGTGTCAATGCCTGCTTTCTCACTAACGTCTCGGGTTGAATAGTAGAGGCGTTTGATTTTAGGGCCATCCATACTGACCTCTTTAATCTTTATCCCCCGGGATTATCGGCCTTAATCTTTTATTGCAGGTTTTAAAAGCGCTGTACCATGCGAGAAAAAATTTATCGCCCTGAGCTTTGCTTCTTCAATCCTGCCTGCAATACCATTCCCGAGTTTTGCCTGCATCATAAACCACGGATCAAACAGATACCAGGCTCTTCTTCCCATAAGAAAAGGATTTTCTTTATCTTTTTTGTGTATCCAGTATGTGCACCCGCCTTTATAACCTGCCTTTACGCATAGATCAATAACCTCAGTATTGTATCTGCCAAAAGGAAACGAAATAAATTTCACTTTATCTCCGGTTTTCCGCTCCAGTTCCTGTTTGGATTCAAATACTTCATTTTCTATCTCTTTACGGTTTATGCGTGTTAAATCAGAATGGTGGATTGTATGGGATCCTATCTCGAAACCCGCCTTTTTCAGGCTGTCAATCTGCGCCCACGAAAGATGTTTAAATCTCAGGCCTCCTAAATTCACGTCCCACTTATTTTCTTTTCCTACAAATCCTGTAATAATAAAAATTGTGCCTGTAAAATTAAACTCTTCAAGGACTGGCGCGGCATAATCTAAAATACTTTCGTAACCATCATCAAAAGTCAGGACAACTGGTTTTTCAGGCATAGAAACAGAATCCGTAAAAACATCATCCAGACTTACAGTCTTATAACCGCAATCAGCAAGATTGGAAACAATTTTTCTGAACTGGCGGGGTGTAACCCTGGTAACTCCCCACTCAAAAGAAGGATCAACTTTATGAAAAGTAATTATCGGTACAGGTTCAGCGTTTTTTTCATTCACCAATTTTCCTGCGATTGTAAACCTCCAGTCCTTTTTCCAGGATCTCCACGGCTCTATCAAGATCATCAGTATTTAACACATAGGCAATACGAGCCTCCTGCCCGCCTTTGCCTGGTGTTGCATAAAAACCCGGCCCTGGTGCAATCATAGTTGTAGAACTATTTGCACGAAAATCCGTAAGAAGCCATTTTGCAAAATCTTCTATGTCATCAACAGGGAACCTTACCATCATGTAAAATGCGCCTTGAGGCTTTTTGCATTCAACTCCGGGAATTTTTGTTAATGCTTCGTAAACAAAATCACGCCTTATTTTATACTCCTCAATCATATCAGCAAAATATTTATCACCTGTTGCGATTACAGCGCTTGCACCTACCTGTTCGAGTGTAGGAGGACATAGTCTTGCCTGCCCGAATTTCATAACAGTATCCATTATCTCTCTGTTTTTGCTTATTATGCATCCTATTCGGGCACCACACGCACTGTACCGTTTTGATATGCTATCCATTAAAACAGCATTTTTTTCAAGCTCGGGAAAAGATAGAATACTCGTATATTCTCCGTCAAATACAAACTCTCTGTATACTTCATCTGACAACACAAAAAGATTGTGTTTGAGTGCAATACTCTCAATTGTTTCCATCTCCTCTTTTCTGAGGACAGTACCTGTCGGATTATTCGGAGTGCATATTAATATGGCTTTTGTTTTCTGTGTTATTTTCTCTTCAATAATTTCCGCATCAGGCAGATGATAACCTGTTTCAGGGTCAGTACTGACAGGTACAAGCTTAACTCCTGCCATTGCAGCGAATCCATTATAATTTGGATAAAACGGCTCAAACACAATGATCTCATCACCCGGCGAAGCAACAGCCATCATGGAAAAAACCACTGCTTCGCTTCCTGCAGTTGTAACCATGAGATCAGGTTCTCTGATGTGGCTGTAGCCGCAGTTATGATAATAATCAAGAAAGCTTTTACGAATTCGAGGAAGTCCGTTGGAAGGCCCGTAAGCAAGTACCTTTTGCGAATATTCCTTAACAGCACTATAGAATTCAGAAGGTGTTAAAATATCAGGCTGTCCGATATTCAGATGAAACACCTTTACATTATCCTCCTCAGCTTTCTCAGAAAAAGGAGTTAATTTACGAATAGGCGACCAGGGTGTAGCCGACCCGCGTTCTGAAACTCTCAGGCTATCCATAATCTACTTTACCTTTCTAAGTAAAATTATATCAGATATCTTATTTCTCTTCTGCCGCAACAGCTTTCATACTGAGATCGAGTTTGCCTTCAGGTGAAATATTCAGAAGTTTAACTTTTATTTCCTGTCCTACTTTCAAGTGATCTTCAACACTGCGTACTCTGTGATCTGCAATTTCGGAAATATGAAGCAAACCCTCTTTTCCCGGAAGTATCTCAACAAATGCACCGAAATTTGTAATTTTCTTTACCTTACCGGTGTAAATCATGCCTCTCTCAGGCTTTTTAACAAGATTTTTTACCATTTCAATTGCAGCATTACATGCTGATTCGTCCTCAGCTGCAATCTGAATTGTTCCATCATCTTCAATATTAAGTTCAGCTCCTGACTTTTCAACAATCTCCCTTATCATCTTTCCACCCGGGCCAATAACAGTTCCGATATCTTTGACATCAATATGCATATTCATAATACGGGGTGCATAGGGAGATGTATTTTCTCTTGGTTTACTTATTGCCTCATTCATAATGTCAAGTATCTTAAGGCGTGCAATCCTTGCTTTTTCAAGAGCTGTTTTCATTATTTCACTTGAAATACCTGCAATCTTGATATCCATCTGGAATGCATTTACACCATTTTTTGTTCCTGCTACTTTAAAATCCATATCGCCGAGATGGTCTTCATCACCAAGGATATCTGTAAGTATTACTGTTTCATCACCTTCTTTTATTAATCCCATGGCAATACCTGCAACAGCATCCTTAACAGGTACCCCTGCGTCCATAAGGGACATTGAACCTGCACAGACAGTTGCCATTGACGATGATCCGTTGGACTCAAGAATATCCGAAACTACTCTCAGAGTATAGGGAAAGACATCTTCGCTTGGTATAACAGGCTTAAGAGCTCTCTCTGCAAGATTTCCATGGCCTATTTCTCTTCTCGATGTACCGCGGAACATCTTGGCCTCACCAACACTGAAAGGAGGGAAATTGTAATGAAGCGTATAACTCTTCCATGAAGCTCCTTCAAGCCGCTCTATCTTCTGCTCATCGGATTTGGTGCCGAGAGTCGTAACTGTAAGGCTTTGAGTTTCACCTCTTGTAAACAGTGCAGATCCGTGTGTTCTCGGCAATACTGATACCTCGCAGGTAATGGGGCGGATATCATCCCATCCTCTGCCGTCAATACGAACTTTCTTATTCACAATCTCATCACGGACAATCTCTTTTTCTATATTCTGTATAACTTCCGAGATAAATACTTCCTTATCAGGATACTCTTCAGCCAGGGCTTCCTGTACTTCATTTCCGATTGCACGCAGAGCAGCCTGTCTTTCCATTTTAGGTTTTATCTTCAGGGCCTGCGGAAGCTTCTCACCGGCAATACTGCGCACTTTTTCAACAAGGCTCTCATCTATTTCCGGCGGATCAGGAACAATTTTTTCCCTGCCTGCCTCTTTGACAAGTTCCTTCTGAATACCAATTATACCTTTAATTGCATCATGCCCAAAGGTCAACGCAGTCAGCATCTCC
Encoded proteins:
- a CDS encoding pyridoxal phosphate-dependent aminotransferase; amino-acid sequence: MDSLRVSERGSATPWSPIRKLTPFSEKAEEDNVKVFHLNIGQPDILTPSEFYSAVKEYSQKVLAYGPSNGLPRIRKSFLDYYHNCGYSHIREPDLMVTTAGSEAVVFSMMAVASPGDEIIVFEPFYPNYNGFAAMAGVKLVPVSTDPETGYHLPDAEIIEEKITQKTKAILICTPNNPTGTVLRKEEMETIESIALKHNLFVLSDEVYREFVFDGEYTSILSFPELEKNAVLMDSISKRYSACGARIGCIISKNREIMDTVMKFGQARLCPPTLEQVGASAVIATGDKYFADMIEEYKIRRDFVYEALTKIPGVECKKPQGAFYMMVRFPVDDIEDFAKWLLTDFRANSSTTMIAPGPGFYATPGKGGQEARIAYVLNTDDLDRAVEILEKGLEVYNRRKIGE
- the pnp gene encoding polyribonucleotide nucleotidyltransferase yields the protein MIVRKSIEHGGRELTFETGRMARQADGAVVVQYGGTVILATAVASKKRADYRGFFPLSVEYREKAYAAGKIPGGFFKREGRPQEKEILSARLIDRPIRPLFPKEFYNEVQVVISVLSSDKENDADVLGITGASAALSISDIPFAGPVAGVRVGRIGGELIINPTFAQLEESDIDVVLAGSEDSIIMVEGEAGEISEEEMLTALTFGHDAIKGIIGIQKELVKEAGREKIVPDPPEIDESLVEKVRSIAGEKLPQALKIKPKMERQAALRAIGNEVQEALAEEYPDKEVFISEVIQNIEKEIVRDEIVNKKVRIDGRGWDDIRPITCEVSVLPRTHGSALFTRGETQSLTVTTLGTKSDEQKIERLEGASWKSYTLHYNFPPFSVGEAKMFRGTSRREIGHGNLAERALKPVIPSEDVFPYTLRVVSDILESNGSSSMATVCAGSMSLMDAGVPVKDAVAGIAMGLIKEGDETVILTDILGDEDHLGDMDFKVAGTKNGVNAFQMDIKIAGISSEIMKTALEKARIARLKILDIMNEAISKPRENTSPYAPRIMNMHIDVKDIGTVIGPGGKMIREIVEKSGAELNIEDDGTIQIAAEDESACNAAIEMVKNLVKKPERGMIYTGKVKKITNFGAFVEILPGKEGLLHISEIADHRVRSVEDHLKVGQEIKVKLLNISPEGKLDLSMKAVAAEEK